CGACGTCCCTCGATGGCACGGCCGATGAGCAGCTCGTTGTGGCCCATGCCGTAGAAGTCACCCGTATCAAGGAGGCTCACGCCGCGCTCGATGGCCTCCTGGATGGTGGCGATGCTCTCGGCGTCGCTCGACGGACCGTACATCCCGGACATTCCCATGCAGCCCAGCCCCATCGGGAAGCTCTTCTCGCCCATGCCGACCTCCATTCACGAATGAACCTATGGCCGGCCGTGGAATCGGACCAGTGAATGTTTAGTATGCGACACATGAACGTGGTTTATGGCCTAGGGCTCGACCTGAATCTGCTGCGCGTCTTCGTGGTGGTGGCCGAACGCGGGAGCGTGACGGCGGCTGCAGCCGACCTCTACCTCACGCAACCGGCCGTCAGCGCGGCGCTGCGACGCCTGGTCGACGCCGTTGGCGCACCGCTCTTCGCGCGCCAGGGACGCGGCTTGACGCTGACGAGGCGCGGGGCGCGCCTTCTCTCGGTCGTGCGGCCCCATCTCAACTCACTTGTCGAAGCGGCGCTGAGCCCCGAGGCCTTCGAGCCAGCGACGAGCGACCGAACGTTGCGCATCGGCTTGGCCGACGCCGCGGAGCCGTGGCTGGTTCCTGCGCTCCTGCGGCTGCTCCGAAAGGTGGCGCCGAAAATGCGCGTCGTCGTGGTGCCGATTCAATTCCGGACCGTTGGCGAGGCGCTCGCGACGCGGCGCATTGACGTGGCGGTCACGGTGGCTGACGAGCTGCCGGCGAGCATCCAACGGAGGACGCTCTTCGTTGGAGACTTCGTGTGCCTCTTTGACTCACGCCACGTCCGCGCGCGGAAGCGAATGACCGAAGGGACGTACTTCGCGCATGAGCACGTGGTCGTTTCCTACAACGGAGACCTGCGCGGCATCGTCGAAGACAAGCTTCGCAAGGCGCGGAACGTGCGCTGTTCGGTCTCGAGCTTTGCGAACCTTGGGGCCATCATCGAGGGGACGCCGCTTCTGGCGACGATCCCTCGCAGCGTCGCCGGCCACGCGGTGCGCGCCAGGAAGCACCTTCGCACGGCCGAGCTCCCTTTCGACCTGAGCGGCGCGCCGATGGAGATGCTCTGGTCGCGGAGCGACGACGACGATCCCGCCGGCGCGTTTTTGCGCGAGGCGATCGTGAGCGTAACCAGGGCCACGCTCGCCTGAGGCCGAGAGTGCCCAGGGCGCGACCCAGCTGTTTTGTCAGCGACGGGAGCGCGCGTGTCATGGTGGCCGTGGAGGGCGCGGCGGTCACCGGTGATGAGCGTCTATGCCTTGAGCGGCCGCGAGAGCAGCACGCGAACCCGTTCGAGGAGCGTCGTGGGCCCGAACGGCTTCGGCAGAAACTCGATATCGTCTTCCAGGACGCCCTGGTGGACGATGGAGTTCTCGGTGTACCCGGAGACGAAGAGCGCCCGCGCGACGATGGCTCGCTCTCGCAGCGCGTCGACGAGCTGCCGACCTCCCATCTCGGGCATCATGACATCGGTGACGACGAGCTCGATCGTGCCGCGGTGAGCAGCGGCGAGATCGAGGGCGTGTCGACCGTTGGTCGCCTCGAGGACGCGATAGCCAGCACCGCGGAGAATGCGCACCGTGAGACTGCGCACGCGCGCGTCGTCCTCGGCGACGAGGATGGTTTCCGTTCCGCCCACCGCCGGCGCCGGCGTGGCCTCCGCTTCGGCAACCGCCTTGGCTCCCTGCAGCCGCGGCACATAGACCTTGACGGTCGTGCCGCGCCCCGGCTCGCTGTAGAGCCAGATGCTGCCGCGCGCCTGCTGCACGATGCCGTAACAGATGGCGAGCCCGAGCCCGGTCCCTTTCCCCGGCGGCTTGGTCGTGAAGAACGGCTCGAAGGCGCGTTCCCGCACCTCTTTGGGCATGCCAACGCCGGTGTCGGAGACGCACAACATCGCGTATTCGCCCGGCGCAACGTTGAGGTGCGAGGCCGCGTAGACGTCATCGAGAACGACGTTTGCGGTCTCGATGGTGAGAGTGCCACCACTCGGCATCGAGTCGCTGGCGTTGATCGCCAGGTTGACGACAATTTGGCCGAACTGCACCGCGTCGACGAGCACCTCCCAAGGGTCGGCGGAGTGAGCGACCTCGATCAGAATCGTCTCCGGGATCAGGCGATGCAGGAGCTTCTGCGCGCTCTCCACCACGGCGCGCCATGTCGTGGCCTTCGGCTTCACGAGACTCTTGCGGGAGAAGGCCAGAAGGCCGTGCGTGAGCTCGGCTCCGTGCTCCGCCGCGGCGGCGATCTGCGCAAGATCGTCCGCGAGCTGCGACCCGCGGGGCAGTCCAGCACTCGCGAGGCTGACGGTCGACAAGATGACTGTGAGCAGGTTGTTGAAGTCGTGGGCGATGCCGCCGGCCAACTGTCCGATGCCTTGGAGCTTCTGGGCCTGGATGAGCTGACCCTCGAGGGCCTTCTGCTCGGTGACGTCGCGCCACACGACGCGGATGCGTCGTGCCTGCCCGTCGCTCTCCTGGACCAACGAGGCGCTCATCTGCACGAGCAGCGGCGGGCGACCCGCGCGTAACAGCTCAAAATCCGTCTCGTGCGCCGAGTGACCGCTGGCGATGGCCTCGAGGGCGGCGCGGAGCGCGGGGCGACACTCGGGCGTGTGCAGCTCGAAGATCGATCGAGCCACGATGGCGTCTTTGGGTAAGTCGACGGCGGCGGCCAAGGTGGCGTTGCACTTGAGCACCGTGAGCGACTCGGCTTCGAGCGACGCGAAGAGCGCCGGCGCTTGTTCATAGGCATCGAGCTCGTCACGAAGGAGCCCTTCCGCGAGCTTCCTGGCCGCGCGCTCCGCCTCGAGCTCCTCGGCGAGCATGTTGAGGCCCGCGACGACGCCGTCGAGGTCGTCCTGGGCAGCCGATAGCGCTCCACGCGCCGAAAGGTCTCCCTCGCCGATCCGAAGCACGAGCTCCAGGATCGCCGCCATACGCGTCGTGTCAGGCGGTTCACTCGCCATGCTGCGGCTTGTGCTCCCGGGCCCAGGCGACGGCGTGCTCGACGTCGCCGAAGATTTTAAACGGAAACGGGGGGCGGGCGAAGCGTTTGAAGAATGTGGCAACGACCCGCATGACGAGCAAATGAACGATCACGGCGAGGGCCGTCGTCTGCTCCTGCACGGCGCGTCCAGCCCAGAAACGGCGCACCTCGATATCCGCGTTGGCATAGCCGAGGACGTCGACGACGAGCAGCGCGCGCACAGCCGTCATCCTTGCGGGAGACACGCCGAGAAGATATCCCCTAATGGTCGACCGATGTGAGGCGACATTGGGGGCAGCTTGGGAGCGAGTCGACCGTGGCCGCCGGGCATGGAGCCCGAAGTCGGAGCGAAGCAGGTGACCACCTCGGCGACGCGGTTCTGGCTCTCTTCAGAGGGCATCGTCTACAACCAGAACCTCGTCGAAGGCACCGTCGAAGAGGCCCACCTCGTCGAGGGGCTCGCAGCGCTGCGAGAGCTGACGAACGGACAACGCGCGGTGCTCCTGGCCGACGGCGGCTCCATGACGGCGGCGACGCGAGAGGCCCGCGCTTACATGGCCGGGCCGCAGGGCCGGGAGAGCATTGGCGCGATGGTGGTCGTCGCGCACTCCCCGGTGGCGCGCGTGATCATGAGCTTTTTCGCGCGCTTCACCAAACCGCCCTACCCGACGCACGTGTGCGGGACGGTCGAGGATGCGCGCGCGTGGGCGCGCGGCCAGTTAGCACGCCTCCACGCCGACGTCGCTTCCGCGCCTCGACCTTAGGTCGGTCGAGCTGCTCGTGACCAAGGGGAGCCGACGCAAATATCACCAGTCGGTTCGACGCGCTCTTGACCGTACGTCGCCAAGCCCATCGAATGGTGACCATGGCCACGTCGGTGCACACCGCCATCGACTCCCAAGAGCGCGCCCTCGACACGCTTCGCCCGCTCGCGGCGGTCGGCGCGGTGATCATGCTCGGATTCTTGGTCTACAACCTCATCGAGTTTCCGGCGGGCCTCCGCGGAGCAATCGTGGCGCACGACATCGTGTGTGCGGCGGCTTGCGCCGGGACTTGGGGACTGATCCGCGCTGGCAAGATCCCCGACCGCGCAGCCCACGCCGTGGGGACGGGGCTCATCCTTCTAATCGCGAGCAACATCCTTCTGGCGACGTGGCTGCGCCGCGACCCCTCCCAAGTCGTCTACATCGACATTCTCCTCGTGGCCACGAGCGCCGCCATGACCGCGCCGCGGTGGGGTGCGGCTGCCTTCTTGGGGGTCTGGGGTATGTCGATCCCCGTGCTGCTCGCGGTCAGCGCTGGCACACCGCATTTTGGTCGCTACGTGGCGACCATGGCGGCCACGACCGGCGTCGCGGCCGCGCTCCTCACGCTGAGGCTTCGGAACTTGAGGGCGCTCAGCGAGTTGCGCGCGCGCGATCAGCAGCGGCGACGGGCCCTCCAAGACGCCCTCGCTGACTTGGACGCAAAAGTCGCGACGCGTACCGCCGAGCTACAGTCCGCGAACGACGCGCTCCGCACCGAGATGATCGTCCGGGAACGCGCCGAGAAGGAAGCGCGTCAGCTCACCGAGCAGCTGCTCCACGCGCAACGTCTCGAATCCCTCGGCCGCCTCGCGGGGGGCGTCGCGCACGATTTCAACAACCTTCTGACGGTCATCTCAGCGAACGTGGAACTGGCGCTAGACGAGCTTCCTGAGAACGCCAACAAGGAGCTACTCAACGACTCACTCGGCGCCACGAAGCGAGCCGCCAAGCTCACCAAGCAGCTCCTCGCGTTCGGTCGCAAGCAGGTGTTCGAGCGAAGCGTTTTCGACCTCGGCAAGCGGGTCGAGGAGGTGGCGAGGATGTTGGAGCGCGCGGTCGGCGAACGCATCGAGCTCCAGATCAGCGCGTCGGAGCGTGGTCTGTGGGTGAGCGCCGACCCCAACCATATCGAGCAAGCCCTCATGAATCTCGCCGTCAACGCGCGGGACGCAATGCCCGACGGGGGCGCGCTGGTCGTCCTCGTGGAGCGAGTCTCGACGCGCGGGACTTCATGGGTGCGGATCCGCGTGCGCGACAACGGCATCGGTATGGACGCCGACACCATCGGTCGGATGTTCGAGCCGTTCTTCACGACCAAGCCGTCCGGGACGGGCCTCGGCTTGTCCACGGTCTACGGCATCGTCCAGCAGCACGACGGCTTCCTCGAAGTGGACTCCAAGCCTGGCGTCGGGACGACGCTGGATCTCTTCCTTCCTGCGTGCGCTCCGCCCGTCCGAGAGGCGGTGACGTCGCGCGAGCTCATCGCTGGCGCCCCCGGAACGGAGACAGTCTTGTTGGTCGAAGACGAGGACGCGGTGCGGCGTGTCGGTGAGCGACTGCTCCGCCGCGACGGGTACAGCGTGCTTGCGGCCGCGAGCGGCGCCGAGGCGCTCAGCATCGTCCAGAGCCTCGCTCGACCCGTCGACCTGCTCTTCACCGACGTGATGATGCCCGGCATGAATGGTCGCGAGCTGGCCGTTCGTCTTCGCAGCATTCAGCCGAACCTGAAGGTGCTCTTCGTCAGCGGCTACACGGGCGACTACCTCGAGACCCAGACGGGTGAGCTGCCGGAAGGTGCCCATTTCCTCTACAAGCCCTATGAGCCTGCGGAGGCGTCTCGACTCATCCGCGACATCCTGGACGGTCGCGCCGCCAAGACCTAGTACCTCGACCCATCGATTCTGAAGGGTTTGGGGCGAGCATTTACCGTCGGCGACCTTGCGCACCGCAAAACGCATGCTGGCACGCTGGCTCGCCGGGCAACCTGCGCTATCTGCTGGACCATGCGCTACCGGTCACTCGTCCTCCTCGGCCTCGCCTCGCTGATGTTCGCTTGCGTCGCAGAGACAACGTCGGACGATGTCGACGAGCCCGTGGCCACAACCGACGAGAGCGAGCTCGTTCGTCGCTCGGTGGTCATCGACGCCGACGACGACGGCAAGACCGTTGCGGTTAACCAACACCAGAAGTTCACGATCATGCTCACGCGGAGCGGATCGAATGGTTACAGCTGGTGGCTCAAAGACCCGGGAGCTTTCGGTGCGACCCAACGACGCTCGGCCGGCGTGCTCGACTCGTTCTCGTGGAACGTCGGCAGCGAGACAGGCACACACACCATCGAGCTCGCCTACGCGAAGTCGGCGAACGGACCGCCCACCAAGCGCTTCGAGGTGACGCTCGCGGTTACGAGCGCGCTCAGCGGCAAATGCGGCGGGCTCGCAGGGCTGCGCTGCAACGGGGACGAATGGTGCAATTACACGACCTCGGTTTGCGGCCGCTTCGATCAAATGGGTCGGTGCGAGCCACGTCCCGAGAGGTGCCGGACGCAGCACCAGCCGGTCTGCGGCTGCAACGGCCGGACCTACAGCAACTCGTGCATCGCGCGCGCTGCCGGAGTCGACGTGGCGGCTTCCGGGCCCTGCGCGGAGTGAACGCACGCCGTCGCGACAGGGCCGCGACGGAAGCGTGACGACGCGCCAATGAGCGGGCGCAACCGCGAGTCGCGTGCGCCTCATGTCCTACGTTTCTGCGTCCGCTTTCTTGGCGTTCGGTGCGCGAAGCTGGTTGGTTGGTTCGTGAGCATGAGCCCGCCTCCTTCCCTCCGCTTCCGGTTCCTCACCAACGCGCCCGAGGAAGTCTCCCGAAAGGAGGACGCTCCCACGGAGGACCTCGCGTCGCCGCCTTCGGAAGGCGCTCCGCCTTCATCGCGACGCCGCCGACTCACGGCCCGCCAAGAGTGGCTCGACGCCGAACTTTCGCAGATCGACCGCAAGCACCGCGTGGCCTAGGGCCACCATGGGGCGAACTCTACGCGGGCGGGACGTAGGGGCCAACGGGCGCCCGCTTTCGCGCGAAGTCGACGAGGGTGCGTCGAACAGGGGCGCCGCCCTCGCCTACCCCGAGCTTCCCATGAGCCGCTTCCGCACCTCGGCGAGCACCGCGTCGCGGTCGTAGTTCTTCTCGTCGTATTCGTGGACGTAGTCGCGGCGCACGGCTTCCACTTCGTTCTGCTCAAGCTTGTAGCGCTCGCCGACCAACGTGGCCGTGCCGCGATAC
This genomic stretch from Myxococcales bacterium harbors:
- a CDS encoding LysR family transcriptional regulator encodes the protein MNVVYGLGLDLNLLRVFVVVAERGSVTAAAADLYLTQPAVSAALRRLVDAVGAPLFARQGRGLTLTRRGARLLSVVRPHLNSLVEAALSPEAFEPATSDRTLRIGLADAAEPWLVPALLRLLRKVAPKMRVVVVPIQFRTVGEALATRRIDVAVTVADELPASIQRRTLFVGDFVCLFDSRHVRARKRMTEGTYFAHEHVVVSYNGDLRGIVEDKLRKARNVRCSVSSFANLGAIIEGTPLLATIPRSVAGHAVRARKHLRTAELPFDLSGAPMEMLWSRSDDDDPAGAFLREAIVSVTRATLA
- a CDS encoding response regulator, producing the protein MATSVHTAIDSQERALDTLRPLAAVGAVIMLGFLVYNLIEFPAGLRGAIVAHDIVCAAACAGTWGLIRAGKIPDRAAHAVGTGLILLIASNILLATWLRRDPSQVVYIDILLVATSAAMTAPRWGAAAFLGVWGMSIPVLLAVSAGTPHFGRYVATMAATTGVAAALLTLRLRNLRALSELRARDQQRRRALQDALADLDAKVATRTAELQSANDALRTEMIVRERAEKEARQLTEQLLHAQRLESLGRLAGGVAHDFNNLLTVISANVELALDELPENANKELLNDSLGATKRAAKLTKQLLAFGRKQVFERSVFDLGKRVEEVARMLERAVGERIELQISASERGLWVSADPNHIEQALMNLAVNARDAMPDGGALVVLVERVSTRGTSWVRIRVRDNGIGMDADTIGRMFEPFFTTKPSGTGLGLSTVYGIVQQHDGFLEVDSKPGVGTTLDLFLPACAPPVREAVTSRELIAGAPGTETVLLVEDEDAVRRVGERLLRRDGYSVLAAASGAEALSIVQSLARPVDLLFTDVMMPGMNGRELAVRLRSIQPNLKVLFVSGYTGDYLETQTGELPEGAHFLYKPYEPAEASRLIRDILDGRAAKT
- a CDS encoding response regulator translates to MASEPPDTTRMAAILELVLRIGEGDLSARGALSAAQDDLDGVVAGLNMLAEELEAERAARKLAEGLLRDELDAYEQAPALFASLEAESLTVLKCNATLAAAVDLPKDAIVARSIFELHTPECRPALRAALEAIASGHSAHETDFELLRAGRPPLLVQMSASLVQESDGQARRIRVVWRDVTEQKALEGQLIQAQKLQGIGQLAGGIAHDFNNLLTVILSTVSLASAGLPRGSQLADDLAQIAAAAEHGAELTHGLLAFSRKSLVKPKATTWRAVVESAQKLLHRLIPETILIEVAHSADPWEVLVDAVQFGQIVVNLAINASDSMPSGGTLTIETANVVLDDVYAASHLNVAPGEYAMLCVSDTGVGMPKEVRERAFEPFFTTKPPGKGTGLGLAICYGIVQQARGSIWLYSEPGRGTTVKVYVPRLQGAKAVAEAEATPAPAVGGTETILVAEDDARVRSLTVRILRGAGYRVLEATNGRHALDLAAAHRGTIELVVTDVMMPEMGGRQLVDALRERAIVARALFVSGYTENSIVHQGVLEDDIEFLPKPFGPTTLLERVRVLLSRPLKA